From the Funiculus sociatus GB2-C1 genome, the window TACCGATGCTGTGGATGGGAGAAGAGTTTGGCGAACACGAGCGCAAAAGTGAAACAGTGACTCAGCCAAATAAAATAGCATGGCCTTTATTGTCAAAAGATTTGAATCGGGGTTTGTTTGAGTATTACAAAAAATTAATTGCCCTCCGCAAACAAAATCTAGCTCTTTGTAGCAATAACATTGATTTTTTCTACGAAAACCCAGAGGAGAAAGTTCTAGCTTACGTCCGCTGGAATGATGAGGGTTCCCGTGTTGTCGTCGTGGCAAATTTATCAGATAAATTTCTGTCGGGGTATCGCCTTCCTAACTTCCCTGCCTCTGGGACGTGGCAAGATTGGATGGGTGACACCCAGGTCGAAGCCAGTGAAGATGGCTTGAGCATCGACCTGCCAGAGTACGCAGCGAAGGTGTTAGTCATTTAATTCTCTAAGAGGGATTTAGATCCCTGTCCTGCTTAATTTCTACACCCATTTACGGATAGGTCTATTGACATAATAAAATTGGACAGGTTAATCAGCGGGTATTTAGTAGCTTCTAACTTTTGGTTACTAACGTCGTGATATCCTGATTTTTGCAAGCTGCTTCCTCAAAGTGTAAAAACTTTGGGGAGTGCAGTTTCAAAGTCCACAATCCAGAGTCGATAGCAGCATATCTGCAATGTTCTCATCCCAACCCCCTGACGAGAATGGATCTTCAGTGCCAGCCGTCTCGCTGACCGATGAATCCGGGCGATCGCTTAGTTGTTACATTGAACATTCCATAGAGGTAGAAGGTGAAGAATACGTCATCCTCCTGCCGATAGATTCACCTGTAGAAATTGTTGCCTGGGACGAGGACAAGGAGGAAGAAGAAGCCACCTTGGTCGAAGACGAAGCCGAAATTGACGAAATCTTTTCTACGGCTCAAGCAGTCTTGGCAGAAAGAAATCTGGACTTAAAGCGGACAGCATTTGCCCTGACTGTAGCCGGGGAATTGCCTGCTGTTGATGAGGACGAAATCCTC encodes:
- a CDS encoding DUF3727 domain-containing protein, coding for MFSSQPPDENGSSVPAVSLTDESGRSLSCYIEHSIEVEGEEYVILLPIDSPVEIVAWDEDKEEEEATLVEDEAEIDEIFSTAQAVLAERNLDLKRTAFALTVAGELPAVDEDEILTLEIEDEDTQLEPEEFQKLASFYHKEQEYTIYTPLDPLLLFARINEAGEPELLSPEEFKKVQPILEDQLFDDME